A region of the Cottoperca gobio chromosome 22, fCotGob3.1, whole genome shotgun sequence genome:
CTACAGGGACCTACTTAGATGGCTTCTGTTATGTTACAGTCAAAGATCTGAATGTGGTGCAACAAAAGGatcattattataaacataGAATAAACTTCTCACCTGTGCTGCACTGCTGACACAGCAGCTTCTCGTCGGGTTTGAGTGACAGACCCAGACAGTGGAGGTGAAACATCCCACAACACTGACCTTCACAGGGCACCAGGTCCTCGCCCGCCTGCTCGCACATCTGCAGGAAGAAAtacacagaataaaaacatgtagATATTGAGACATTTCAGTGCAAGTCATCAGAAGAAGAGATCAAAGAAGGaggattattatatatacattatctGGAAGAAAGTGTGAAACACCACAATCattcaaactgaaaatatgtCAATATTAACAGTTTATACAGATTATACAAGGAGGgagacacatttatatttagaaacaagCAAAGCAGACTTTTCCAAAGAAATGTcctacatttaaataaagagtttGTTGTTTCAATTCAAATTAAGGGCCGTGAAACACTGAAGACGCCGACGTACCTGGCAGACAAACTCTTTCTTGCGTTCGCCCTTCTTTGTCCCGTCTAAGCTGTCACTCGGAGAATCAGGACGTCCTTCACTCCCAGAGCCCTGCAGCagataatgataatgaaaataaataaataaataaaactacatgTCAGGTACATTACACTGCAAATTAACCTGATTTGTGCCTCTTTAGCACGTTACTAGTAAATCTCAGAGTGATCTGGGGCTATTCCCTCTCACCTCCGGATCGGGGTACAGGGAGGCCCGCCTCTTCTTTGCCTTGGAGGGCGTGGTCTCTCCATCctgcttccttttcctcctaCGCTTTGGTTTCTCTGCGTCTTGGTCTTCTGTGAAAGCAAAGTGTTTGGAGGAAAGAGCGACACCACAGGACAAATCACAGAGGGTTCAgatatgcatttaaaaagagaagcaCAGCATTGTTCTTCAAAACAGTCAAAGGTTTACCTGTGACGAGAGCTTTTGACTTTGTCCGTCTCTTCTTGGTTTCTGTTACATCTTTTTCAGtgttcttccttcttctctgctttttctcctttccttctgAAGCCGAGGCCTGGAAACATTTGTGGATGTTATGAACAAGAACACATCATCTAATTACAAAGTGCTAATTATCCATTTTGGGAACAAAGTTGTGTGATGTATTAAAAAGATATCTAACTGCATCATCTGAAACACTTGTTGCTTTTTGTTGGATGCTTCTTTAAATAATGGTACGTGTGCACGTTGCGTGTGAAAGAACATCGCAGCAGATGGAAACATCACCTGTTTTTCAACGTCTTTGCTTGTTTTACGTCTCTTTTCAGGCTGCAGAACCTTATCCGTCGGAGCATCTGTTGGTGGCCTTTTAGGTGTCCTCTTCCGCTGCCTCttgactaaaaaacaaaaaaaaaaggttaaagcCTCACTTGATTCTGACATTTTCATCTGCTGTTAAAGgttaaaacaggaaacgcaGTCAATGTGTTCAGGCTGCTTTCAGAGTGGCgatgattcatttaaaaagctttCTCCCATCATGTGCCAAGTACCTAACTgggtaagaaaagaaaaaagctcaAATACATCGTCACGCTCAGCTTAAGGAAGAAATAGCTTGTTCTCCTACATTGTGCTTCACTCGAATGAGACAACCGTTCTCACTTTGTCAACTGCGACAACAGgctattttttaattaattcaattaaagCTACACGTGTGTTTCCTGATTAACTACAGATGTTTATGTGACAACATTAAAAAGCAACACAACTATCGAACATCTTTTAGGATAAGTTCTCTGCATTTCTACGCTTCAGTGTGATCCAGGAAACACAATGTTTACTTGGTTTTAGTCTCCCAACAACAAAAGGAATCTTTATACAATCAGGAGGGGAGATTCTTAATACACTGGTCACGTTAAGGGATAATTCCACAATAACTACTTCACTATTATACTAGCCACATGTGCAATTCATAAAGCAGAAGATTTATCCAACCCAGCACAGGTTTCAACTTTTAACCAACCTGGAACTGAAACAGCAAATGAAACTGCTTCTGAAATATCATTCGTCGAAGAAACCGGCTTTGATTTCCTTTTCTTCACGGGGTCAGAGGTGTTGTCCGCTGCAGATGTTGTCCTTCTCCTCACAGTCTTTGTGGGAGACTGAGCCTGTCTgggtttcctcttcttcttctcaggtATGACTGATTCAGCTTGTACATCTGGTGCAGAAGTGGTAGGATCCTAAAAAGAAATCAACAAAAATGAGAAACTATAGTCTCGTTTGTGCCGGGGATACAAGATCAAAGCTTCACATTATGaacttctctctgtgtctgcaggtcTGCACAAAAAGAACTACGGTAAAAGGATGCACAACACAAGCTGTCCCCTGAAGATACATCTCACTGAGTTATCCTAACCTGTGAGGCGGGCAGTGGATGAAGCATTTCTTTGGAAGAAATTGTGTCGTTCAATTGCTTTTTGGACAGGGAATTGTTTAGATGGCCTTTGCCCCTTCTTCGACATATTCCTGAGTTGAGTTTTTTTCTGGGTGCTCGTGTCTTTTTCCCAGTTGAAGTGCAGTCTTGGGACTGAGGGGCGGCTGTGGGGAGGTCGGCAGGGCCCCCCAGCAGGGAGGGGAGATCTGGGCTGAGTCTCGACTCCGTTTCCCGGTCTATCTCGTTGCTCTGTTCTGGCTTCAACTTCTCCAGGATGCAGGGCTTCAGGTGAGGCCCGTCATCATCATACAGAAAAGCGAAGTTGACCATGCGCTCATCCATTGACATGCTGAAGGCCTCCTTGGCCTGAATGAGGCCCATGTTCCACTGAGCCTGGAGTTTACGGGGCACAGAGGGAGCCGTCTGCATGGCAGAGGGAGAAAATAGCATGATTATAAAACCAGTTACAACATAGTagtaatgtttaataaatatgttattagGGAACACATGCCATCAACAAACAAATACTCATAAAGGCTGGCTGCTTGTATAAAGGGTTTATGGTTGATGTAATCTTTTTCTGTCTAGAAATGTAATCACGAGTGAGAactttgtataaaacattttaaggaaGTGCAATGTTTTGATGTTGCAAGGCTTCTGAGCATGCCACTTCCTCTACAGGCCAATAGGAAGGGCCATCACGTAAGAAGCTGAATTACCTTTTTGTGGATGACACGGGAGGCTGGCTGTTTGTTGCCCTGGCTAAGCTCCTGGTATTGATCCTCCCCAGTGAAGGACACCATGTTCTTCTCAAAGATGTAGCCTCTCTCCGGGGCATCTCCAAAATACTGTACATGGTAAAGGAGGCCATACCGGCTTGTgactgctaaaaaaaaaaaagcaatcaaataatattttaaataaatatatttaattttacaaCACATCACTTAAAGCAAAGTTAAATTGGTGCAGGTGTAGAGACTGCATCTcacctttctgtttctgtttgatgtGATTGTTGAATTCTGGGTCTGTGGTCACCATGCAAGGCCACCAGGGGTATCCTGACACCTTGGTCCAAACCAAATCACCAACAGAAAAGCCGATCAGCAGACGGGATTCTTCTGTATCCACCTTCGCCAACTCAGAGATGAGATCAGgctggagaagaaaaagaagaatcaGTAAATCAATAGATTAAAAAACACAGACTACTCCAGGTTTGACACCTTCCTAAAAATCAATGCTTTTCCCACACAGTATTTCAGACGCATCATTACCCGTATCGAACACCTGCTAGTGTCAAACATACAATACACTCTGCCTTTAGGCTTAAGGACTTGCTCCATCAATGTCCCACATTTTACGCCTATGTGGAAGTCTACTTTATATTTAGCAATAATTTCCTCAAGGTGTGTGGGCAAATATTTGATTGTCAACAGATTGAAAAACCTTTATATCTCTTTCGTCAACattgtctgtgtattcaacttcCCGTAGGAGGCCTGGTACTGTTTGGTcaaatttacatttattattattttgtcataaCCGCAGTACGTTATTGGTTTCATGCTTGACTTTAAACCAGTATTAGGTAGACATGTAGTGCAGTTTATACATTTgccacagacaaacagaagttTTAGCTTtagaaaatgaatacaaataatatatattttttgggcttttaccttatattattatcaatataagGTCCAGCCGAAGATGGAcaggatgggagagagagagcgaaagagagagcgGGACGACGTGCAGCAAGGGCCGCGGtggtaaggactcagccttatTACATGTGCAGCCTGCTCTAACACTTGGACTACCCCTGctaaaatatattcattttaaatattcattctTTGTTTCTTAAAAAGTAAGAATAAAAGCAAAACCTCATCAGCTGCTCCATTTCCATCTGTATTTGTGTAGTCAAGTGGCTCCACAGGGATGGCAGAGGAAGTGAGGTTTGGTTTGTGAGGTCCCCCCCTCCTTTTCTTCAagtcctgtctctcctctggtCCAGATATAGTACCTTCAGTGGCTGTGGCCAAACTGGTTCCATTGGCACAGGATGGCTCAAACAGTGGCTGCTTCACCACCTGGGGTATTGTCACCTTCAATTCATGTTCAGTATGTTCAGTATGTTCAGTATGAGGAGCGCAATTGTGCTGATGGGTGCCATTAGTAGCAGGGGCTTCGGCACCCTTAAGCATAGGTGGCTCCGGAGCACAAAGCTTAGGCAGCGTGTCTTGGTCCCCATTCAGCACACGGGAGGTGAGGTCTTTGAGCCTCTCGTGGCCGAGGTTGTTATGACTGTGGCCAGCCATCTTCTGAAGGCCATCTTGTAGTGTGGTGGCCAGCTGGGCAGCAGCTTTGTCCATTAGTAGAGCAGGGTCACTGCTCATGTCCCCCCCACCTTTCCTTACACTGAGGGACTCTGGTGGCTGCTTCATGCTGATCGGGCTGGCTGGTTCAGGCATTGAAGGCAGGGAGCTACCTTTGCTGTCCATCCCATCTAACCCCCTCCAGGCTCACTGAGCTACAAGACAAGAAAACTTCTTATTCCACAGGTTCCATcagaaaacaataacatatCATGCAATCAATGTTTGGTGCTCCTCATTGTGGCTACTTGTAAAATGGCATTCATGGGATATGAATCCTATGAGCATAACgttacacattttacaaaatggCACTCACTTGCTCCAGCAGAGCATGAACATAGAGCATTGGAGGCGACAGAGAACACGGCACCTGTCACGGAATGTTCTAGCCGCGtagttttgaatgttttgatAAGAAAGTCGAGCGACTCGGTTGAACCAAAGTCTGAAGCAACAATACCTCTTATAGTAACATAATATGTATTCCTCAATGAAATCCAGACCTATACGTTGGTCACATATAGGTTAATGTGAACGAGGTCAAGTCAAACCCATTCTCGATTACATCCATGCATACGAACAAAACCCACAGGGCGGGCGGAAATCCTCTTACCGCGACAATGTTAAGTCGGCTATCTCCTGGAAAAAGGActtgctagctgctagctgcagTCTGATGCAAAGCGGTATGGAGAATGCAGGAGGCTGGCTGCAGGCTCCACCGCATGCAGCGAATGCCCAATGAGTGGGTGGCTAGTTGTGCTGCGTAACCGCTGCGTAACCACTGCATCACCGGCAAGAAAAGCCGCGGAAATGGAAGCAGCTGACAAGTCGGAGTAATGCTATTAGGGTGCGAATAATTAATGGAATTGAATGTATCGTACACTTCAGTTAAAAGCtaaacatgttacatttttagATTAAGGTAACGTTAATTATCTACACTACATTAGTTGTAATGCAACGGCAAGACGGATGTCTAGTTAACGTTACTATAACGCAAGCGTTTTTAACGTTGACTAACGGACACGTTAAAGTGGCCAccataacatttaatttgtatccAGCAGATGCACCATCATGTCATGCACGAAACGGGCTCCACCTATAATCTGAAGCCACGATGTGGGTATCGCATGGATCCCAGCCACGGACAAGCATTTTCCCATACCGTACAACCGCATCTCTGTCATTGCATTACAGTCAGCCATTACAACGCATTCCAGCAAATAGTCAAAGCCGCCACCCAAACGCTAAATGCAGCGATGTAACAAACTACCAT
Encoded here:
- the nsd2 gene encoding histone-lysine N-methyltransferase NSD2 isoform X1 codes for the protein MDSKGSSLPSMPEPASPISMKQPPESLSVRKGGGDMSSDPALLMDKAAAQLATTLQDGLQKMAGHSHNNLGHERLKDLTSRVLNGDQDTLPKLCAPEPPMLKGAEAPATNGTHQHNCAPHTEHTEHTEHELKVTIPQVVKQPLFEPSCANGTSLATATEGTISGPEERQDLKKRRGGPHKPNLTSSAIPVEPLDYTNTDGNGAADEPDLISELAKVDTEESRLLIGFSVGDLVWTKVSGYPWWPCMVTTDPEFNNHIKQKQKAVTSRYGLLYHVQYFGDAPERGYIFEKNMVSFTGEDQYQELSQGNKQPASRVIHKKTAPSVPRKLQAQWNMGLIQAKEAFSMSMDERMVNFAFLYDDDGPHLKPCILEKLKPEQSNEIDRETESRLSPDLPSLLGGPADLPTAAPQSQDCTSTGKKTRAPRKKLNSGICRRRGKGHLNNSLSKKQLNDTISSKEMLHPLPASQDPTTSAPDVQAESVIPEKKKRKPRQAQSPTKTVRRRTTSAADNTSDPVKKRKSKPVSSTNDISEAVSFAVSVPVKRQRKRTPKRPPTDAPTDKVLQPEKRRKTSKDVEKQASASEGKEKKQRRRKNTEKDVTETKKRRTKSKALVTEDQDAEKPKRRRKRKQDGETTPSKAKKRRASLYPDPEGSGSEGRPDSPSDSLDGTKKGERKKEFVCQMCEQAGEDLVPCEGQCCGMFHLHCLGLSLKPDEKLLCQQCSTGIHSCFNCKQSDETLRRCHVPHCGRFYHEACIRLNPLTVFDNKGFRCPLHTCLSCHYGCRTKQKSTKGRLMRCLRCPVAYHVGDLCVAAGSEMITNTAIICTNHFSAKKGYSHHSHVNVSWCFVCSKGGQLLCCESCPAAFHPDCLNIAMPEGSWFCNDCRAGKKPKYRDIIWVKLGTYRWWPAEIHHPRNIPTNIQHLRHEIGEFPVFFFGSKDYFWTHQGRVFPYMEGDRGSKHQRTGIGKVFKNALLEAEARFKEIKIKREAKEAQENSRKPPPYKFIKVNKPYGKVQVYTADISEIPKCNCKPTVERPCGFESECLNRMLQYECHPQVCPSGERCCNQDFTKRLYPETKIIKAPGKGWGLINLRDIKKGEFVNEYIGELIDEEECRARIKYAQENNISDFYMLTIDKDRIIDAGPKGNYSRFMNHSCQPNCETQKWTVNGDTRVGLFAVCDIAAGTELTFNYNLDCLGNEKTVCRCGAPNCSGFLGDRPKNSNGQTAEPKGKKLKRKYKRRKTEGKKKSDDDCFRCGDGGQLVLCGKKTCTKAYHLSCLNLTKRPFGRWDCPWHHCDVCGKNSEAFCQLCPNSFCKAHQEGALRPWPPTGQLCCQEHEELEGTDNQDQDVNSGTNATTTTATAAAISRPAKGSRKAGGALAKTKGSKRKAAEA
- the nsd2 gene encoding histone-lysine N-methyltransferase NSD2 isoform X2, with product MDSKGSSLPSMPEPASPISMKQPPESLSVRKGGGDMSSDPALLMDKAAAQLATTLQDGLQKMAGHSHNNLGHERLKDLTSRVLNGDQDTLPKLCAPEPPMLKGAEAPATNGTHQHNCAPHTEHTEHTEHELKVTIPQVVKQPLFEPSCANGTSLATATEGTISGPEERQDLKKRRGGPHKPNLTSSAIPVEPLDYTNTDGNGAADEPDLISELAKVDTEESRLLIGFSVGDLVWTKVSGYPWWPCMVTTDPEFNNHIKQKQKVTSRYGLLYHVQYFGDAPERGYIFEKNMVSFTGEDQYQELSQGNKQPASRVIHKKTAPSVPRKLQAQWNMGLIQAKEAFSMSMDERMVNFAFLYDDDGPHLKPCILEKLKPEQSNEIDRETESRLSPDLPSLLGGPADLPTAAPQSQDCTSTGKKTRAPRKKLNSGICRRRGKGHLNNSLSKKQLNDTISSKEMLHPLPASQDPTTSAPDVQAESVIPEKKKRKPRQAQSPTKTVRRRTTSAADNTSDPVKKRKSKPVSSTNDISEAVSFAVSVPVKRQRKRTPKRPPTDAPTDKVLQPEKRRKTSKDVEKQASASEGKEKKQRRRKNTEKDVTETKKRRTKSKALVTEDQDAEKPKRRRKRKQDGETTPSKAKKRRASLYPDPEGSGSEGRPDSPSDSLDGTKKGERKKEFVCQMCEQAGEDLVPCEGQCCGMFHLHCLGLSLKPDEKLLCQQCSTGIHSCFNCKQSDETLRRCHVPHCGRFYHEACIRLNPLTVFDNKGFRCPLHTCLSCHYGCRTKQKSTKGRLMRCLRCPVAYHVGDLCVAAGSEMITNTAIICTNHFSAKKGYSHHSHVNVSWCFVCSKGGQLLCCESCPAAFHPDCLNIAMPEGSWFCNDCRAGKKPKYRDIIWVKLGTYRWWPAEIHHPRNIPTNIQHLRHEIGEFPVFFFGSKDYFWTHQGRVFPYMEGDRGSKHQRTGIGKVFKNALLEAEARFKEIKIKREAKEAQENSRKPPPYKFIKVNKPYGKVQVYTADISEIPKCNCKPTVERPCGFESECLNRMLQYECHPQVCPSGERCCNQDFTKRLYPETKIIKAPGKGWGLINLRDIKKGEFVNEYIGELIDEEECRARIKYAQENNISDFYMLTIDKDRIIDAGPKGNYSRFMNHSCQPNCETQKWTVNGDTRVGLFAVCDIAAGTELTFNYNLDCLGNEKTVCRCGAPNCSGFLGDRPKNSNGQTAEPKGKKLKRKYKRRKTEGKKKSDDDCFRCGDGGQLVLCGKKTCTKAYHLSCLNLTKRPFGRWDCPWHHCDVCGKNSEAFCQLCPNSFCKAHQEGALRPWPPTGQLCCQEHEELEGTDNQDQDVNSGTNATTTTATAAAISRPAKGSRKAGGALAKTKGSKRKAAEA